The sequence GCACAACACAAGGGAGAAGCTTCCTTGCTTTGGTCTACCGCCATgacaaagttttattttctttgaaactTTTAAGATTTTCTCATAAACCTAAAAGAACCAAAGACAGAGGAACATggaaaagaaatagaaagaagtttgtttccaaaaagaaaaatagaaagaagtttttgaaCTTTGGTGTTCGTCTCGAGACATCcgaaagaaaaggttttgtctttgtgtttaaaaatttgattactaatttaattgtttctttCGTTTACCAATGGTAGATCtactagtttttttgtttgttaagcTATTAATTAGACTCTAATATGACTAAATCCTATATTTAGCAAtaccttttgattttctctcTTTGGATTGAATCGACACTTCTCTTAGCTTCATTTATTGCGAAAAGGGTCCGTAGAACTCGATTTGTATGTCGTCTCGTTATCCTAAGTCCTATGGTATCCCCTAATTTAGAGTCTTTTAAAGATGAAAAGATTTTCATAGTTTCTTTATCTGGTTGATCATAGATTCATAATCAAGGGATTTGTACTTTTTAGTTATTAACTAAAAGTAAAGGAAACCCAAGTAAATCTATCCAAGTATTTTACATTcttgtatatatgtttgtgatacttgatccataaaaaaaaagtatatattgtgATGAGGatgaaaataatacttttttatttgGGACAAACGATGAAAATAACACCTATTCTGTTTTTTTCAAGTAATAAAAATTACTCGTTTTGTggtttcttataaataggaTAATTTTTGTGCGTGTATATGATGCAGAAAGCCTGCATTAAAACCTGCATTGACTTTATTGCTTTGAACccaattatatgattttttttttctgagataTTGAtgggttttctttgttttttcttgattcCTAACTATTATTTCAAGGGTTATCTTAGTTAAGTTTTAGATGGTTAAAGTTGTCATCACAATGATGATTGAAATGAATAATTGAAATGATTGTTCAATACTTAATTGTTGTGTAAGATGGGGGACATCGATCATTATGAACATCTTGTTAGGTACTGACGTACTGTTCTgttttatcaaatcaaataccCTACGTTCTATAACGATggttaaataatttatttcgcTAGCACTGGGTTCCAACATATTCAGTTCAACTGAGCCGACAAAAGAGGTTATAGACTGGGGGGGGATTACTATTTCACAATCTGcagttatagacttatagtttGAAGAGGTTGAATTTATAGACCCATTCGTTAACCATTTCACAATCTGCAGGTATACTAATTTGTATAAAGCTTTACTGGATACTATATATCACAGCTGGGGGGAAAGACCAAAGTCCAAAAAGAGCATCGGATCCGCGGGAAACAAGGGTCGTAACGGATCAAATCTTTGAGTCAATTACACGTCATTGTGTATGTCAATATGTCATAAACCATCACCAAAAAGAAATAGCAATGATAACAAAGCATGCATATTACCAATCTAGTCACACACTGCATGATGTAACATTGTATCATTTGTGAATATTTtgaggaaaagaaaatattattgaatatcaattgtaaaaataatatttattaccGTGCAATATGTAAATTAGTAGATTATATAGATGCTGGTAATTACTACTTTGGATTATATAGATGCTGGTAATTGTTGAGTCACTCAACAATTTATAATTGCTAATGCATCGGACTTTTATAGTAGTATCTAGAATAAATTAGTTCAAATTGTCTAATTCGTCCAAAATCATCATGCATGGGTTTTAACTAAGCCAGCCTAGCTATCGTTTATGctctacaatatatatatatatacatacatacatacatgtgtTGGTTTACAGAGAGAtaaatatagacatatatatatatatatatatatatatatatatatatataaactcaaaACATATCAAGAGTTTTGAGATCTAAAAACACGGTGCCTTCTCCATCTCCTCCGGTAAGTTATCCAAattctatttttccttttttttttttcttgaacagATTCACATAGCGAAAAAGTTGTTACACATCTTATATCTACgtacaaataaaaattgataagTATTCGTTGCGGTTGATTTGGAAAAGGGGAATTGCGAAGAAAATGACGAGAAGAAAAGACGACGACATGGAGAAAATGAACGGAAAATCTGAGCCGTTGCTGCTACCGGAGAAAGAATCTGACGTCTCAGAAGAAGCTTCGTGGATGGTTTATCTAAGCACATTCATTGCCGTTTGTGGTTCCTTCGAGTTTGGAACATgcgtaagattttttttttactctatctCTAACTTTTAACCTTTTTCAATTAATCCCCTTACAAGATACGAGACaatctttgtgtgtgtgtgtgttgtttttgttttaataggtGGGGTATTCCGCTCCGACCCAGTTTGGGATTATGGAAGAGCTTGATTTATCATATTCCCAGGTTTCTAAGCATATAAATTATGTATTCTACATTTTATAGATGTGTTGCGATATAGTATGtatatttctcaaatttttgtttgtgtgttttggctAATCTAGTTTTCAGTTTTCGGATCGATATTGAATGTGGGAGCAGTGCTCGGCGCCATTACATCGGGGAAGATCTCCGATTTCATTGGTCGCAAAGGGGTATAACTTAGCTAAACATCTCCACAAGCACACAATAATCATTTTGTGATATGTTGCATTTTGTAATATTTCAGTCACAATCATATTTTCtaaactaaaacataatatattaatatagtttttggtTCACATGGTTTTTCGAGACAGGCCATGAGGTTGGCTTCAGTGATCTCTGCCATCGGTTGGCTTATTATTTACTTCGCCAAGGTTTTTCTTTCTATGTGCAAAAAATTTCTTCACTATTtgtcttaaaaagaaaaaatttaaataatattgaaaattaacGATTTCAAtattgttgtttaattttttcgATGTTATAAGGGTGACGTACCTttggattttggaagatttctCACGGGTTATGGTTGTGGTACGCTTTCCTATGTGGTATGACATGttacaaagctttttttttttcttaggacATGTTACAAAGCTATATACCCTTATGGATAAAAAGCCATATTATTATGCCTTTTTGTCATGAAACTCACATTTGCACTGATTTCTGTGTAGGTACCGGTTTTCATCGCCGAAATCAGTCCGAGAAATTTACGAGGAGCATTAGCGACGCTTAACCAGGTGATTTTATATGATCCCATAGAAATGTATGATGGTTACAACATAGTCATATTCAATATGAACTAGCAAATGTTTTGTGTATTAGAATTTCAAGCTTGTGAAAAAAGGGTTTATTTGTGGTAGAAAATCATAATAGTACTTGAGctgtttcaattatttttaattttaataaacaaaacataactatattggaaaatatttttttgattagtAATATTGTTAATGTTGCAGCTCTTTCTTGTTATCGGATTGGCTTCTATGTTCCTCATAGGCGCTGTCGTAAACTGGAGAACTCTTGCATTAACCGGTAAATTTGTCTGTGCGGTAGCTTAACCGGAAACATTTGGTATTGGTTTAGTAACTATGGTAGTAAATTTCATTTGGTTATAACAAAATTAACCAGGTTTAATCAACCAATTTCAGGCGTCGCACCGTGCGTGGTTCTATTCTTTGGGACTTGGTTCATCCCTGAATCACCTAGATGGCTGGTAAGATCAAAGCTCCATATATGAATTTCGGTTTAGAACCTATGGCTGGAAACTAACCGACGTAACTCGGACGCGTTTCGTgtttaaaggaaatggttggcCGCCACTACGATTTTAAAATTGCGTTGCAGAAACTGAGAGGTCCTCACGCCAATATCACAAGAGAAGCCGAAGATATCAAGGTACCAACTCAATTAAACCAGAAAAGTCGAAATAAGAAACCGGTTTGGTACGTCACATGACATTTCTAATATTTGGATTCCGGTTTATAGGAGTACTTGGCGACTCTGGCCCACCTCCCAAAAACCACACTATGGGAccttgttgacaaaaagaacaTTCGATTTGTGATTGTAAGAATCTTCAATTCCAATAACTGACGGTAATTATGTTTCTCtgttatatttggtttagtcTTATGGTTGTATTGTATCAGGTGGGAGTTGGTTTGATGGTTTTCCAGCAGTGCGTCGGAATAAATGGTGTTATATTTTACGCACAACAAATATTCGTATCAGCAGGTTATAATTCGAACAAGATCTAGCAAAAAGTTGAACACTATCATTGTTTTTTATCTTAGACCAATATTCATCGGTTTGTTATGTTCCGGTTTTGGTAATACCAGGAGCATCCCCAACTCTTGGAAGCATTTTGTACTCGATCGAACAAGTTGTTCTAACAGCACTCGGTGCAACATTGCTAATCGATAGGCTTGGAAGAAGGCCACTTCTTTTGGTATGGTTCTTACTTAGCTTGGGTTTCCAATAAACCGCAAAATACCGGTTTAGATTGTCCGGTCTGACAATGTCGGTTGTACATTGCAGGCATCAGCTGTTGGGATGTTGATTGGATGTTTGCTCATCGGAAATTCATTTCTTTTGAAGGTCGGttcaatcaaaatattaagCTTAGGTAGAGTCGTTTGAGGTAATTAGGAAATAAGGACGTATAGATTATATAACCACAATGActttggttttaatgttaattaatcAGGCCCATGGTTTAGCACTTGATCTCATCCCGGCCCTTGCAGTTACCGGtgtcttggtaagcaatgaacCCAATTATTGGTTTTAACATCCGGTTTAATCCTTGCTAGTTTGATCAAGAAATTCAATTTTCAGGTTTATATCGGTTCATTCTCGATTGGAATGGGTGCAATCCCATGGGTTATAATGTCTGAGgtaatttttaaacaatatagAATGTTCACATATTCACATTCGATAAATATTCTTGACATTAACCTtataacttattaaaaaatGCAGATATTTCCAATAAATCTCAAAGGAACTGCTGGAGGACTTGTCACTGTGGTAAATTGGTTAAGTTCTTGGTTTGTTTCCTTCACGTTCAACTTTCTCATGATTTGGAGCCCTCATGgtattacttttttcttttatttacataaCTAAGGtaaattaacaaacaacaaatgaatagtgttgaccatatatatatttaattgttttcagGTGCATTCTATGTGTATGGTGGGGTATGTGTATTAGCTATTATCTTCATAGCAAAACTTGTTCCTGAAACCAAAGGCAGAACCTTGGAAGAGATTCAAGCAATGATGATGTAATTCTacaattaatgttttttctttatataagtAACAAATATCTACATGCAAAAGTTGCAAATGCAtgccatatatttttaaatataactgaACTTTCTTGTTTGTTAACCGAAGCTCTgcatataaatttaacaagttCACTAGTGATCAATTGGAATGGGCATGTTTCGTTCTTTGGTAAAAGGTTTTCCTGATCAAAGTCAATGCTTACaatttaaaaagataaaagaagaaggaCCTAACAGGCTCCATTTTGAATGTTTTTGGAATTTAGGTAGTTTGATTAAAAGATTGAGTGTAGACTAAAACGAGTATTGTGTTATCACGGTTTcgtctattaatatataatctttCGCTTTACAcattatgattaaaaaaacgTTAAACTGCCAATATGTAACATCCACttaagttaaattaaaataagaaagaaaacgcGTAAAGTAGCTGCTAGAGTATTGAATCTATTGACATGATCAACCACCGCGACAAATTCGTGGccatattttaattcttatttgtttgtttttgtcttctttttatcaactgaatttttttatcCTACATTTCATTCTTACGTTTACTTTTAGTACCAATAAATTTCTTCGTGGTCGGGTGGTCACTGGTCACCGTTCTTACGTTTACCTATTAGTACAGATGCAAGGTGTTATTAGGGCCTGTATATATTCgtattataatttttagggtttatcaCGTTGAATAGTTGTCATACTAGTAtcgtaataatatttttttagaatttgttattGACAAATTTGGATCAACTACACTTTAATCTCTCTCAGAAATATGTGATATGCAGATTGAGAGTACGTTTTAGATATTGCACCACCACATTAAACAGTTgagagatatattttttttaaaatgaatttgtCCACATCACCAATTactaacactacaagaaattgTTTGAATTCCTACCGCGGAAATAAACGGAATTTAGAAGAAAACTGTTATTTGTTACCGTTTACCTACCAAAAACGAAGGAGTTAATAGCCCGAAGATAATTGAAATTTGTGcgaatttggaagaaaaaatctTTCCAATTTCCTTCAAATCTGTGTTTGAAGGAAATTTCGTAGGAAAAACGCAAGAAGAGTGAAAGGTAGCATCGTCCATTTACCTTCGATATATTTGAAGGAAATTGATTCCTTCAATGTTTCCTTCTAATAGTTTTCTTTCGTTTTCCTACGAAAGTTTCTCACAATTTCCCTTCTATTATTACCTTTCAATTTTCCTTCGAATCATTAACCacattatttcaaaaatttaattctattttcCTTCAAAAACATCATTCTATTTTCCTAGATCAAACCCCAAATTAAATCTACTTTCGTATATCAGACcccaaattaattatttttttgttcccaaaatattttgcttttttaatttaatttataaacaatAGAAGGAATACATATTTcattaaatccaaaaacagTACCAAAAATAGTTTCAATCCATACAATTTTACATCTTCAGTTGAAAATCAACTACCAAAAAACTTCTTGCCTGGAGACCTGCTTCTAAGGTTGTGTTGCGTCATCATCGTCTTCGACGGTTGGTGTCACCGGGCAGCCAGGTGGTTGTAGATCAGGAAACCGACCTACAAGGAGTTTGTTGCACTCCATGAGATACTTGGTCTGAGCGTCCTTCTCCAGTTCTCTAGCCTTCAAAGTTTGAATCTCCTCTTGTAATTTAGGAATCTGTCGTGGAGCTGAAGAGGAAGACGGGCATTCATCGTCAAGAAGGTTACCAAACCCATAACGTTTTCCTCTAACCTTCGGAACAATCTGTAAGATAAAACCAAGACATGTAAATTAATCTCATTGGCCAATGAAAGAGATTGTAGAAGCTTAGCATAATCTGAAAATGCaagagttaaattttttttgtgtaagaGTAACTTACACCACGCATAATAGAGTTAATCTCCTCTCGTGTAAGAGGATTTGTTTGAAGCGAAGCATCACCATCAGGTTGCCGTTGAGATTGGATGAGCTCCACCTGACTAGAAGCCATATCAAGATAGTGTTTTGTCTTCATATCGCTAATGGTTCTGGTCTTTTTGTCTAAGTGTGTTTGTTCCATGAAATGAATCATATTAGGCTCTGTTCCTAGCTCAATTGTCtgagaaaaacagaaacaactACAATTACAGACAGAACACAATTGGCGTAAGAAACAAACATAGAGCTGAGTAATAGAACTACTTACTATCTCATCCCAACGTCGTTCATATGTTTTTGCACCATTGTTGTGTTTAGCCACCCCTAAACCACCTCTTGTACTTCCCCGATTGGTAGAGTTTTGGGCAGCAATCCCTATGGTTTTCTTATTTGTCCACATCCTGATGTAACCATCAAATAGACTTTTCTTTGCCTTCATCCAATCCGGTAAGTTCTCAGGACCTTTGTCCTTCCATGTTTTCTTCCACTCACGAACATTTGCTTTGAAAGATGCTTTGGCTTGCTTGTTGTAGTGTGTGCGAACATACTCTGTGATGTTGGGGTCCCAGTTGAACTCTTGCTGCATGTAGATGACCGAATGAAGACAAATTAGAAACCACTAACCAGTTATAGATTACTTTAAAACATCATACACAGAAAGGAGTTATTTACCGCAAAGGCTCTGAACCAACGTTTTTTAATTTCAAGTGGGAGAGATCGATATGTTGGATATGGCTTTGGGAGATCAGATTTTAGCATCTTTAGGATCTGCTTTGTTATCTTACCGGATCTTTAGGATCTGCCATGAAACGTTCATAGTTTTGCCGAGTATgttcctgaaaaaaaaacataacactcaaaaaacagaacatgtaAGATGAATTGattaagttcaaaaaaaaagagagtattgTATGCTTTGCAAACGCAAGAACAAGAAGCGATACCAAGAACATGTATGGCAGACCATGTCAATGGACCACCCAAATTAACAACTACTTCTATAAACCGATTCAAAGAACATGAGAGCAAGAAGATACCATTTTGGACACATAGCTAGCGTTCTAGAAAGAGCAGTATCTATTCCTGTTTAGAatcctatttttttattttgattcttcCTAGTTGTAACTGAATATTATTTAGCCTTCGTGGAGTTACATGAATGACTAT comes from Camelina sativa cultivar DH55 chromosome 19, Cs, whole genome shotgun sequence and encodes:
- the LOC104764155 gene encoding sugar transporter ERD6-like 8; the protein is MTRRKDDDMEKMNGKSEPLLLPEKESDVSEEASWMVYLSTFIAVCGSFEFGTCVGYSAPTQFGIMEELDLSYSQFSVFGSILNVGAVLGAITSGKISDFIGRKGAMRLASVISAIGWLIIYFAKGDVPLDFGRFLTGYGCGTLSYVVPVFIAEISPRNLRGALATLNQLFLVIGLASMFLIGAVVNWRTLALTGVAPCVVLFFGTWFIPESPRWLEMVGRHYDFKIALQKLRGPHANITREAEDIKEYLATLAHLPKTTLWDLVDKKNIRFVIVGVGLMVFQQCVGINGVIFYAQQIFVSAGASPTLGSILYSIEQVVLTALGATLLIDRLGRRPLLLASAVGMLIGCLLIGNSFLLKAHGLALDLIPALAVTGVLVYIGSFSIGMGAIPWVIMSEIFPINLKGTAGGLVTVVNWLSSWFVSFTFNFLMIWSPHGAFYVYGGVCVLAIIFIAKLVPETKGRTLEEIQAMMM
- the LOC104764156 gene encoding uncharacterized protein LOC104764156, whose product is MLKSDLPKPYPTYRSLPLEIKKRWFRAFAQEFNWDPNITEYVRTHYNKQAKASFKANVREWKKTWKDKGPENLPDWMKAKKSLFDGYIRMWTNKKTIGIAAQNSTNRGSTRGGLGVAKHNNGAKTYERRWDEITIELGTEPNMIHFMEQTHLDKKTRTISDMKTKHYLDMASSQVELIQSQRQPDGDASLQTNPLTREEINSIMRGIVPKVRGKRYGFGNLLDDECPSSSSAPRQIPKLQEEIQTLKARELEKDAQTKYLMECNKLLVGRFPDLQPPGCPVTPTVEDDDDATQP